One stretch of Oceanimonas pelagia DNA includes these proteins:
- a CDS encoding Cof-type HAD-IIB family hydrolase: MYDVIVSDLDGTLLNSRHRISGYTREVLHELTRRGIEFIVATGRHHVDVRAIRDQLGLNVSLITSNGARIHDADGRLLHNRAIPPEMVEDLLFRFRLPGVHLNLYQGDHWLVEEPLPALLDFCPDSPFRYRVTDLRQLPAEGVDKVFYAGDHAQLEKVEDMLLARFGDKLNITFSLPICLEVMHGEVNKGSAMASLAAQRNTPMARVLAFGDGMNDYEMLRRAGTGVVMANAHTRLQDALPHHERTLSADEDGVARYLARVFEL, from the coding sequence ATGTATGACGTGATCGTCTCCGATCTGGACGGCACCCTGCTGAACAGCCGGCACCGCATTTCCGGCTATACCCGGGAGGTACTGCACGAGCTCACTCGCCGGGGCATCGAGTTTATTGTGGCCACCGGCCGCCACCATGTGGACGTGCGGGCCATTCGCGATCAGCTGGGGCTGAACGTGAGCCTGATCACCAGCAACGGCGCCCGCATTCACGACGCCGACGGCCGCCTGCTGCACAACCGCGCCATTCCGCCAGAGATGGTGGAAGATCTGCTGTTTCGCTTTCGCCTGCCGGGGGTGCACCTCAACCTCTATCAGGGGGATCACTGGCTGGTGGAAGAGCCCCTGCCCGCCCTGCTCGACTTCTGCCCCGACAGCCCGTTTCGCTACCGGGTCACCGATCTCCGGCAACTGCCCGCCGAGGGCGTGGACAAGGTGTTTTACGCCGGCGACCACGCCCAGCTGGAAAAGGTCGAAGACATGCTGCTGGCCCGCTTCGGCGACAAGCTCAACATCACCTTTTCACTGCCCATCTGCCTGGAGGTGATGCACGGCGAGGTGAACAAGGGCTCGGCCATGGCGTCCCTGGCCGCACAAAGAAACACCCCCATGGCGCGGGTACTCGCCTTTGGCGACGGCATGAACGACTATGAAATGCTGCGCCGGGCCGGCACCGGCGTGGTGATGGCCAACGCCCACACCCGGCTGCAGGACGCC
- a CDS encoding alpha/beta fold hydrolase: protein MLARLFLLGICLVMNTAVAQTPRLTTEAELAGLGLEGLQQYWQAHAVEGHFAGQNDQRLPWAALRRPEHGSTLVIVNGRTESYLKYQELARDLFENGYNVYLYDHRGQGLAPRLTADPLMGHVTDFNDYVQDLERFMQQVVLPAGPQPVYLLAHSMGGTISALWLSKTRVRVQAAALSSPMMGIYLGPLPRWLANGLVTVLGTGCRWLGREACYAPGQGGYEETPFADNELTHSEVRYRLFRELYRERPELQLGGVSLHWLGESLAAGDRTIDRARQITTPLLVLQAGRDVVVDNKAQNAFCQALGHCAGGGPLVIEGAAHELFQEQDARRQQALNAIFDFFEQHP from the coding sequence ATGCTCGCCCGCCTGTTCCTGCTCGGGATCTGCCTTGTCATGAACACCGCCGTTGCTCAAACACCGCGCCTGACCACCGAAGCCGAGCTGGCCGGGCTGGGGCTTGAGGGCCTGCAGCAATACTGGCAGGCCCACGCCGTGGAAGGCCACTTCGCCGGCCAGAATGATCAGCGTCTGCCCTGGGCCGCCCTGCGCAGGCCCGAGCACGGCAGCACCCTGGTGATCGTCAACGGCCGCACCGAGTCCTACCTCAAATACCAGGAGCTGGCACGGGATCTGTTTGAAAACGGCTACAACGTTTACCTCTATGATCACCGGGGCCAGGGCCTGGCCCCCCGGCTGACCGCCGATCCGCTGATGGGCCATGTGACCGACTTCAACGACTATGTGCAGGATCTGGAGCGGTTCATGCAGCAGGTGGTACTGCCCGCCGGGCCGCAGCCGGTGTACCTGCTGGCTCATTCCATGGGCGGCACCATCTCGGCGCTGTGGCTGAGCAAAACCCGAGTACGGGTGCAGGCGGCGGCGCTGTCTTCCCCCATGATGGGCATCTACCTCGGCCCCCTGCCACGCTGGCTGGCCAACGGCCTGGTGACCGTGCTCGGCACCGGCTGCCGCTGGCTGGGACGCGAGGCCTGCTATGCCCCCGGCCAGGGGGGCTACGAGGAAACCCCCTTTGCCGACAACGAGCTCACCCACAGCGAAGTCCGCTACCGGCTGTTCCGCGAACTGTACCGGGAGCGCCCCGAGCTGCAGCTGGGCGGCGTCAGCCTGCACTGGCTGGGGGAAAGCCTGGCCGCCGGTGACCGCACCATCGACCGCGCCCGTCAGATCACCACGCCGCTGCTGGTATTGCAGGCCGGCCGGGACGTGGTGGTGGACAACAAGGCCCAGAACGCCTTCTGCCAGGCTCTTGGGCACTGCGCCGGCGGCGGCCCGCTGGTAATAGAGGGCGCGGCCCACGAGCTGTTTCAGGAGCAGGACGCGCGCCGGCAGCAGGCCCTGAACGCCATTTTCGACTTTTTTGAACAACACCCCTGA
- the spoT gene encoding bifunctional GTP diphosphokinase/guanosine-3',5'-bis pyrophosphate 3'-pyrophosphohydrolase, translating to MYLFEPLKEIAVTYLPPEQMEQLKAAYIVARDAHQGQTRSSGEPYITHPVAVARILCEMRLDQETLMAALLHDTIEDTPVTREMLEAQFGTAVAELVEGVSKLDKLKFRNRKEAQTENFRKMVLAMTQDIRVILIKLADRTHNMRTLGALRPDKRRRIARETLEIYAPIANRLGIHSIKNELEELGLEALYPMRTRVLRESVRRARGNRREIIESILAEIKGRLDDARIEAQVKGREKNLFSIYNKMVKKELQFHEVMDIYAFRVIVKDIDTCYRVLGQMHTLFKPRPGRFKDYIAIPKTNGYQSLHTSLVGPHGVPVEVQIRTEYMDQMADKGVAAHWAYKQDGESSGTTAQVRAQRWMQSLLELQQSAGSSFEFIEGVKTDLFPDEIYVFTPEGRILELPSGATAVDFAYAVHTDIGHACVGARVDRQPYPLSQPLHSGQTVEIITAPSARPNAAWLNFVVTSRARTKIRQFLKNLRTEESVLLGRRLLNHALGAKNLEDIPVERVEQVLKDTKHGSIHNLLADIGLGNAMSVVVARRLLDDAPSERSRTVKKMPIRGADDMLLNFANCCRPIPGDPIVAHISPGKGLVVHLESCKNIRGYNKEPDKYLAVQWDMEQDFDYEFKTEIGIEIINHQGALAELANVIAATGANIHSIATEEKDGRVYVVDLLITTRSRIHLADIMRKIRVTPNVLKVYRQRK from the coding sequence TTGTATCTGTTTGAACCACTGAAAGAAATCGCCGTCACCTATCTGCCGCCCGAGCAGATGGAACAACTCAAAGCCGCCTATATCGTTGCCCGCGACGCCCACCAGGGACAAACCCGCTCCAGCGGCGAGCCCTACATTACCCACCCCGTTGCCGTGGCCCGCATTCTGTGTGAGATGCGCCTGGATCAGGAAACCCTGATGGCGGCGCTGCTGCACGACACCATTGAAGACACCCCGGTCACCCGGGAAATGCTCGAAGCACAGTTCGGCACCGCCGTGGCCGAGCTGGTGGAGGGGGTTTCCAAGCTCGACAAGCTCAAGTTCCGCAACCGCAAGGAAGCCCAGACCGAGAACTTCCGCAAGATGGTGCTGGCCATGACCCAGGATATTCGGGTCATTCTGATCAAGCTGGCCGACCGCACCCACAACATGCGCACCCTGGGCGCCCTGCGTCCCGACAAGCGCCGCCGCATCGCCCGGGAAACCCTCGAGATCTACGCCCCCATCGCCAACCGCCTGGGCATTCACAGTATCAAAAACGAGCTGGAAGAGCTGGGCCTGGAAGCCCTCTACCCCATGCGCACCCGGGTGCTGCGGGAGTCGGTGCGCCGCGCCCGGGGCAACCGGCGCGAGATCATCGAGTCCATTCTGGCCGAGATCAAGGGCCGGCTCGACGACGCCCGCATCGAGGCCCAGGTCAAGGGCCGGGAAAAGAACCTGTTCTCCATCTACAACAAGATGGTGAAAAAAGAGCTGCAGTTTCACGAGGTGATGGACATCTATGCCTTTCGCGTGATCGTCAAGGACATCGACACCTGCTACCGGGTGCTGGGCCAGATGCACACTCTGTTCAAGCCGCGGCCGGGCCGGTTCAAGGACTATATCGCCATTCCCAAAACCAACGGCTACCAGTCGCTGCACACCTCCCTGGTGGGTCCCCACGGGGTGCCGGTGGAGGTGCAGATCCGCACCGAGTACATGGATCAGATGGCCGACAAGGGGGTGGCCGCCCACTGGGCCTACAAGCAGGACGGCGAAAGTTCGGGCACCACCGCCCAGGTGCGGGCCCAGCGCTGGATGCAGAGCCTGCTGGAATTGCAGCAGAGCGCCGGCTCGTCCTTTGAATTCATCGAAGGGGTCAAGACCGACCTGTTCCCCGACGAAATCTATGTGTTCACTCCGGAAGGCCGCATTCTGGAACTGCCCAGCGGCGCCACCGCCGTCGACTTCGCCTATGCCGTGCACACCGACATCGGCCACGCCTGCGTGGGCGCCCGGGTGGACCGCCAGCCCTACCCGCTCAGCCAGCCGCTGCACTCGGGCCAGACCGTGGAAATCATCACCGCCCCCAGCGCCCGGCCCAACGCCGCCTGGCTCAACTTTGTGGTCACCTCCCGTGCCCGCACCAAGATTCGCCAGTTCCTCAAAAACCTGCGCACCGAAGAGTCGGTGCTGCTGGGCCGGCGCCTGCTCAACCACGCCCTGGGGGCCAAAAACCTGGAAGACATTCCGGTGGAGCGGGTGGAACAGGTGCTGAAGGACACCAAGCACGGCTCCATTCACAACCTGCTGGCCGACATCGGCCTGGGCAACGCCATGAGCGTGGTGGTGGCCCGCCGGTTGCTGGACGACGCCCCCAGCGAGCGCTCCAGAACCGTGAAGAAAATGCCCATTCGCGGCGCCGACGACATGCTGCTCAATTTCGCCAACTGCTGCCGGCCCATTCCCGGCGACCCCATAGTGGCGCACATCAGTCCGGGCAAGGGCCTGGTGGTGCATCTGGAGTCGTGCAAGAACATTCGCGGCTACAACAAGGAGCCCGACAAGTACCTGGCGGTGCAGTGGGACATGGAGCAGGACTTCGATTACGAGTTCAAGACCGAAATCGGCATCGAGATCATCAACCATCAGGGTGCGCTGGCGGAGCTGGCCAATGTCATTGCCGCCACCGGTGCCAATATTCACAGCATTGCCACCGAGGAAAAGGACGGTCGGGTCTATGTGGTGGATTTGCTGATCACCACCCGCAGCCGCATTCACCTGGCCGACATCATGCGCAAGATTCGGGTGACTCCCAACGTGCTCAAGGTGTACCGTCAGCGCAAATGA
- the rpoZ gene encoding DNA-directed RNA polymerase subunit omega yields MARVTVEDAVEQVGNRFDLVLVAARRARQLATQGKDPLVEEENDKPTVIALREIEEGLVNHAVMDAQDRQEQQEMEAAELAAVAAITEGRG; encoded by the coding sequence ATGGCCCGCGTTACCGTTGAAGATGCCGTAGAACAGGTTGGCAACCGTTTTGATCTGGTGCTGGTTGCAGCCCGCCGCGCCCGCCAGCTGGCTACCCAGGGCAAGGATCCCCTGGTGGAAGAAGAAAACGACAAGCCCACCGTGATCGCCCTGCGCGAAATCGAGGAAGGCCTGGTCAATCACGCCGTGATGGACGCCCAGGATCGCCAGGAACAGCAGGAAATGGAAGCCGCCGAACTGGCCGCCGTGGCCGCCATTACCGAAGGCCGCGGCTGA
- the gmk gene encoding guanylate kinase, with the protein MAHIGTLFIISSPSGAGKSSLIKALLDRPSADGRLQVSVSHTTRDPRPGEENGVHYHFVDKPEFKALIDRGAFYEWAEVFGNYYGTSREWIDQQLAQGIDILLDIDWQGARQIREQSPSAKSIFILPPSREELERRLNARQQDSAEVIQGRMAKAVSEMSHYDEYDYLLVNDSFDHALNQLSAIIEAERANTGKQTVRYRDLLSRLLAE; encoded by the coding sequence ATGGCGCACATCGGAACCCTATTCATTATTTCCTCTCCCAGCGGCGCGGGTAAATCCAGCCTGATCAAGGCCCTGCTCGACCGCCCCAGTGCCGATGGCCGGCTGCAGGTGTCTGTGTCCCACACCACCCGCGACCCGCGTCCGGGTGAAGAAAACGGCGTGCACTACCACTTTGTCGACAAACCCGAGTTCAAGGCGCTCATTGACCGGGGAGCCTTTTACGAGTGGGCCGAAGTGTTCGGCAACTATTACGGCACCTCCCGGGAGTGGATCGATCAGCAACTGGCCCAGGGCATCGACATTCTGCTCGACATCGACTGGCAGGGTGCCCGTCAGATCCGGGAGCAGTCCCCCAGTGCCAAATCCATCTTTATTCTGCCCCCCAGCCGGGAAGAGCTGGAGCGCCGGCTCAATGCCCGCCAGCAGGACAGCGCCGAGGTGATTCAGGGGCGCATGGCCAAGGCGGTGTCGGAAATGTCCCACTACGACGAGTACGACTACCTGCTGGTGAACGACAGCTTTGACCACGCCCTCAACCAGCTCAGCGCCATTATCGAGGCCGAGCGCGCCAACACCGGCAAGCAGACGGTTCGCTACCGCGACTTGCTTTCCCGGCTACTGGCGGAATAA
- a CDS encoding DUF6482 family protein: MWDTHILLRQHATIDTLRIHAHDMSLYTVEAEIGGECRPLADGGSTLTFRSIEHVRERLGPLNVARCVLVQSSPYQEMVGQTAHTAPPMELALAWPGWQAEG, from the coding sequence ATGTGGGATACACACATCCTGTTGCGGCAGCACGCCACCATCGACACCCTGAGGATTCATGCTCACGACATGAGCCTGTATACGGTGGAGGCGGAAATCGGCGGCGAATGCCGGCCACTGGCGGACGGTGGCAGCACACTTACCTTTCGCAGCATAGAGCACGTCCGCGAGCGGCTGGGCCCGCTGAACGTGGCCCGCTGTGTGCTGGTGCAGTCTTCGCCCTACCAGGAAATGGTGGGGCAGACGGCGCACACGGCGCCGCCCATGGAGCTGGCACTGGCCTGGCCCGGCTGGCAGGCCGAGGGCTGA
- a CDS encoding glycosyltransferase family 32 protein, with the protein MKAHIVLVSRLIKLVANITKVLSYVFHYFLPNKRFTLPARSGALIKGADRPIPRIIWQTNYTDKATLPVYLNYLFNRIMSPTFEYRFMITEARAEFIQANYSPEIFAAYSRLQIGAAQADFWRLLVLQKYGGVYLDIDAHAVWPLGCTIRPEHEELYIIRQHNELTNYFIASKPDNPNLARLIDQVLTNIRENTIQGVYDMTGPGVFNQVLDYRQVPTTWYRHTCSQGSFTNEYFQYIDKPQGKWTKEQHKVDVVRRDTPDG; encoded by the coding sequence GTGAAGGCGCATATCGTCCTTGTCAGCCGGTTGATCAAGCTTGTTGCCAACATCACCAAGGTGCTGAGTTACGTTTTTCATTACTTTCTGCCCAACAAGCGCTTTACCCTGCCGGCCCGGTCCGGAGCGCTGATTAAAGGGGCGGACAGACCCATTCCCCGCATCATCTGGCAGACCAACTATACCGACAAGGCCACCCTGCCGGTGTACCTCAACTACCTGTTCAACCGCATCATGTCGCCCACCTTTGAGTATCGCTTCATGATCACCGAGGCCCGGGCCGAGTTTATTCAGGCCAACTACTCACCGGAGATTTTTGCGGCCTATTCCCGGCTGCAGATCGGCGCCGCCCAGGCGGACTTCTGGCGGCTGCTGGTGCTGCAGAAGTACGGCGGCGTGTATCTGGATATCGACGCCCACGCGGTGTGGCCGCTGGGCTGCACCATTCGCCCCGAACATGAAGAGCTGTACATCATTCGTCAGCACAACGAGCTCACCAACTACTTTATTGCCAGCAAACCCGACAACCCCAATCTGGCCAGGCTCATCGACCAGGTGCTCACCAATATTCGGGAGAACACCATTCAGGGCGTTTACGACATGACCGGCCCGGGCGTATTCAACCAGGTGCTGGACTACCGGCAGGTGCCCACCACCTGGTATCGCCACACCTGCAGCCAGGGCAGTTTTACCAACGAATATTTTCAGTACATCGACAAGCCCCAGGGCAAGTGGACCAAGGAGCAGCACAAGGTAGACGTGGTACGCCGGGACACACCCGATGGCTGA
- a CDS encoding glutathione S-transferase family protein: MITFYFHHTPNPMKVALFLEESGLPYQLAPIDTLKGEQHTPAYRAINPNGKTPAIVDDGQRVFDSNAILLYLSEKSGQLGGAPALRGELLSWLMFIATGLGPYSGQSVHFRHAAPEKLPYAINRYLREAQRHYEVLNTHLEGRDYIVGDEFTIADIAAWGWIDKANVVLGEEGLAPYANLQRWFNAIDARPAVARARQLAKQANFKTELDETARRALYPQNYPPAEHEQQGQ, translated from the coding sequence ATGATCACTTTTTATTTTCACCACACCCCCAACCCGATGAAGGTTGCCCTGTTTCTGGAAGAAAGCGGCCTGCCCTACCAACTGGCACCGATTGATACCCTCAAGGGTGAGCAGCACACCCCCGCCTACCGCGCCATCAATCCCAACGGCAAGACACCGGCGATCGTGGACGACGGGCAGCGGGTGTTTGATTCCAACGCCATTCTGCTTTATCTGTCGGAAAAAAGCGGGCAACTGGGCGGCGCCCCCGCCTTGCGCGGAGAACTGCTTTCCTGGCTGATGTTCATTGCCACCGGGCTGGGGCCGTATTCAGGGCAATCGGTGCATTTTCGTCACGCCGCTCCGGAAAAGCTGCCCTATGCCATTAATCGCTACCTGCGCGAGGCACAACGCCATTACGAGGTGCTGAATACCCATCTGGAAGGGCGCGACTACATAGTGGGCGACGAGTTCACCATCGCCGACATCGCCGCCTGGGGCTGGATTGACAAGGCCAATGTGGTGCTGGGTGAAGAGGGTCTAGCTCCCTACGCCAATTTGCAGCGCTGGTTCAATGCCATTGATGCCCGTCCTGCGGTGGCCAGGGCCCGTCAGCTGGCCAAACAGGCCAATTTCAAGACCGAGCTGGACGAAACCGCCCGCCGTGCCCTGTATCCACAGAATTACCCGCCGGCCGAACACGAGCAACAGGGGCAGTGA
- a CDS encoding TetR/AcrR family transcriptional regulator, which produces MVSQAKYDRAQAIRQATELFWARGFHATSMRTIQAAIDMRPGSIYASFGSKEGLFQEALTHYACSSRARLAACVDKAPSPLEGLRGFVIEVVIECRETAPSGMCMLVKTIAELTSEHADLLALARQLLKEMEAAFAGVLRQAQVEGEIDAAKSPEHMARYLQMQLMGLRAYARANEGDELIRAMIDDVFANLRSAPQASSSPA; this is translated from the coding sequence ATGGTAAGTCAAGCAAAGTACGACCGTGCGCAGGCGATTCGGCAGGCAACCGAGCTGTTCTGGGCCAGGGGGTTTCATGCCACCTCCATGCGCACCATTCAGGCGGCCATCGATATGCGCCCGGGCAGCATCTATGCGAGCTTTGGCAGCAAGGAAGGCCTGTTTCAGGAAGCGCTGACCCATTACGCCTGCTCCAGCCGGGCCCGTCTGGCGGCCTGTGTTGATAAGGCGCCATCTCCCCTTGAAGGGTTGCGGGGCTTTGTCATCGAGGTGGTGATTGAATGTCGGGAAACGGCTCCCAGCGGCATGTGCATGCTGGTCAAGACCATTGCCGAACTGACTTCGGAGCATGCGGATTTGCTGGCACTGGCCAGACAGCTGCTTAAGGAGATGGAAGCGGCCTTCGCCGGGGTGCTGAGACAGGCTCAGGTAGAGGGCGAGATTGACGCCGCAAAAAGCCCGGAGCACATGGCTCGTTACCTGCAGATGCAGTTGATGGGACTGCGCGCCTATGCCAGGGCCAACGAAGGGGATGAGCTCATACGGGCGATGATTGACGATGTGTTTGCTAACCTGAGATCTGCGCCGCAGGCCAGCAGCAGTCCGGCCTGA
- a CDS encoding YicC/YloC family endoribonuclease, with protein sequence MIHSMTAFARQEFKQDWGTAVWELRSVNQRYLETYTRLPEQFRGLEPMVREKLRARLQRGKVECALRFESNQASQGELHINKALAEQLIEGATWVMEQAGQGTLNPVDILRWPGVMEAQAQDMDAISSALLEGLDDVINDFLAARASEGDKLKVLIEQRLAGIEQEVAKVSAQMPAIMEWQRQRLRDRFEEAKIELDAQRLEQEMVLLAQKVDVAEELDRLTAHITETRKILKKGGPCGRRLDFMMQEFNRESNTLGSKSINADITASAVELKVLIEQMREQIQNIE encoded by the coding sequence ATGATCCACAGCATGACCGCCTTTGCCCGGCAGGAATTCAAACAGGACTGGGGCACCGCCGTATGGGAGCTGCGCTCGGTCAACCAACGCTATCTGGAAACCTACACCCGGCTGCCCGAACAGTTTCGCGGCCTGGAGCCCATGGTGCGGGAAAAACTGCGCGCCCGGCTGCAGCGGGGCAAGGTGGAATGCGCCCTGCGTTTTGAAAGCAACCAGGCCAGCCAGGGTGAGCTGCACATCAACAAGGCCCTGGCCGAGCAGCTGATTGAAGGCGCCACCTGGGTGATGGAGCAGGCCGGCCAGGGCACCCTGAACCCGGTGGACATTCTGCGCTGGCCCGGGGTGATGGAAGCCCAGGCCCAGGACATGGACGCCATCAGCAGCGCCCTGCTTGAGGGGCTGGACGACGTCATCAACGACTTCCTCGCCGCCCGCGCCAGCGAGGGCGACAAGCTCAAGGTGCTGATCGAGCAGCGTCTTGCCGGCATCGAGCAGGAAGTGGCGAAAGTCAGCGCGCAAATGCCCGCCATCATGGAATGGCAGCGCCAGCGCCTGCGCGACCGGTTTGAAGAAGCCAAGATCGAGCTGGACGCCCAGCGCCTGGAGCAGGAAATGGTGCTGCTGGCCCAGAAGGTGGACGTGGCCGAGGAGCTGGACCGGCTCACCGCCCACATCACCGAAACCCGCAAGATCCTCAAAAAAGGCGGCCCCTGCGGCCGGCGCCTGGACTTTATGATGCAGGAGTTCAACCGCGAGTCGAACACCCTCGGGTCCAAATCCATCAATGCCGACATCACCGCCAGCGCCGTGGAGCTGAAGGTGCTGATCGAGCAGATGCGCGAGCAGATCCAGAACATCGAGTAA
- the rph gene encoding ribonuclease PH: MTERASGRAADEIRPVTITPNYTRHAEGSVLVEFGHTKVLCTASVEKGVPRFLRGKGQGWVTAEYGMLPRSTHSRMDREAARGKQGGRTMEIQRLIGRSLRAAMDLDKLGEYTITVDCDVIQADGGTRTAAITGACVALAHALNWMQAEGMIVHNPLKTLVAAISVGMVDGQAVADLEYTEDSRAETDMNVVMTAEGHMIEVQGTAEAAPFSHDELLAMLALASKAVNELVAHQRRVIAG, translated from the coding sequence ATGACCGAACGAGCTTCAGGCCGGGCGGCGGACGAAATTCGCCCCGTGACCATTACCCCGAACTATACCCGTCATGCGGAAGGCTCCGTGCTGGTGGAATTTGGTCACACCAAGGTGCTGTGCACCGCCTCGGTGGAAAAAGGCGTGCCGCGCTTTTTGCGTGGCAAGGGTCAGGGCTGGGTCACGGCGGAATACGGCATGCTGCCGCGATCTACCCACAGCCGCATGGACCGGGAAGCGGCCCGGGGCAAGCAGGGCGGCCGCACCATGGAAATTCAGCGGCTGATCGGCCGCTCGCTGCGCGCCGCCATGGATCTGGACAAGCTGGGTGAATACACCATCACCGTGGACTGCGACGTGATCCAGGCCGACGGCGGCACCCGCACCGCCGCCATTACCGGCGCCTGTGTGGCCCTGGCCCATGCCCTGAACTGGATGCAGGCCGAGGGCATGATAGTGCACAACCCGCTCAAGACCCTGGTGGCGGCCATTTCCGTGGGCATGGTCGATGGTCAGGCGGTGGCGGATCTGGAATACACCGAAGATTCAAGGGCCGAAACCGACATGAACGTGGTGATGACCGCCGAAGGCCACATGATTGAGGTGCAGGGCACGGCGGAAGCGGCCCCCTTCAGCCACGACGAGCTGCTGGCCATGCTGGCACTGGCAAGCAAGGCGGTGAATGAGCTGGTGGCACATCAGCGTCGGGTGATTGCCGGCTGA
- the pyrE gene encoding orotate phosphoribosyltransferase encodes MKAYQREFIEFAMSKQVLKFGEFTLKSGRKSPYFFNAGLFNSGRDLARLGRFYAAALVDAGVQYDVLFGPAYKGIPIASATAVQLAEVHDQDVPYCFNRKEAKDHGEGGNLVGSPLAGRIMLVDDVITAGTAIRESMDIIQANGAELAGVLIALDRQEKGKGELSAIQEVERDYQAQVTAIITLADLIEYLSEQPAMAEHLERVRAYREQYGI; translated from the coding sequence ATGAAAGCCTACCAGCGTGAGTTTATCGAATTTGCCATGAGCAAACAGGTGCTGAAATTTGGCGAATTCACCCTGAAGTCCGGGCGCAAGAGCCCCTATTTCTTTAATGCCGGCCTGTTCAACAGCGGCCGCGATCTGGCCCGCCTGGGCCGTTTCTACGCCGCCGCCCTGGTGGATGCGGGCGTGCAGTACGACGTGCTGTTCGGCCCGGCCTACAAGGGCATTCCCATCGCCAGCGCCACCGCGGTGCAGCTGGCGGAAGTGCACGATCAGGACGTGCCCTACTGCTTTAACCGCAAGGAAGCCAAGGATCACGGCGAAGGCGGCAATCTGGTGGGCAGCCCGCTGGCCGGTCGCATCATGCTGGTGGACGACGTGATCACCGCCGGCACCGCCATTCGCGAGTCCATGGACATCATTCAGGCCAACGGCGCCGAACTCGCCGGCGTGCTGATCGCCCTGGACCGGCAGGAAAAGGGCAAGGGCGAGCTGTCCGCCATTCAGGAAGTGGAGCGCGACTACCAGGCCCAGGTTACCGCCATCATTACGCTGGCCGACCTGATCGAGTATCTGAGCGAGCAGCCGGCCATGGCCGAGCATCTGGAACGGGTGCGGGCCTACCGGGAGCAGTACGGCATCTGA
- the yjjG gene encoding pyrimidine 5'-nucleotidase — protein sequence MRYDWILFDADDTLFHFDAFAGLQRLFAGFGVHFDERAFAHYQTQNAPLWVAYQNGEIGAAELRHRRFAEWAERLAVTTEQLNDAFMNTMVEVCTLLPGAKELIAALQGQVRLGIITNGFAAMQQARLQRAGWQHAFSPLVVSEEVGVAKPHAGIFDHALELMGHPERSRVLMVGDNPHSDILGGLNAGLHTCWLNVQGGPAPEGIAPHHEVASLGQLQQWLLAA from the coding sequence ATGCGCTACGACTGGATACTGTTCGACGCCGACGACACCCTGTTTCATTTTGACGCCTTTGCCGGCCTGCAACGCCTGTTCGCCGGCTTTGGCGTGCACTTTGATGAACGGGCCTTTGCGCACTACCAGACGCAAAACGCCCCGTTGTGGGTGGCCTACCAGAATGGCGAGATCGGTGCCGCGGAGCTGCGCCACCGCCGCTTTGCCGAATGGGCCGAGCGACTGGCGGTGACCACGGAGCAGCTCAATGACGCCTTTATGAATACCATGGTGGAGGTGTGCACCCTGCTGCCTGGTGCGAAAGAGCTGATTGCCGCCCTGCAAGGCCAGGTACGCTTAGGGATCATTACCAACGGCTTTGCCGCCATGCAGCAGGCCCGGCTGCAGCGGGCCGGCTGGCAACATGCCTTTTCACCCCTGGTGGTCTCGGAGGAAGTAGGCGTGGCCAAGCCTCATGCGGGCATTTTTGACCATGCTCTGGAGCTGATGGGCCACCCGGAGCGCAGCCGAGTGCTGATGGTGGGCGACAACCCCCATTCCGACATTCTCGGCGGCCTCAACGCCGGCCTGCACACCTGCTGGCTCAATGTGCAGGGAGGGCCCGCTCCCGAGGGCATTGCCCCGCACCACGAAGTGGCCTCCCTCGGCCAGTTGCAGCAGTGGTTGCTGGCGGCGTAA